The following proteins come from a genomic window of Amaranthus tricolor cultivar Red isolate AtriRed21 chromosome 14, ASM2621246v1, whole genome shotgun sequence:
- the LOC130799328 gene encoding pentatricopeptide repeat-containing protein At4g25270, chloroplastic-like, with protein sequence MNIKHRSINLQQLQIKGMTKNYVSFVPSGYVGSLAFLWDMSKNKNETDGPTSPTRELEPPEPPPEPSRNRFGTAWNPKRSNQYPNGTRTRFFTFLEIFELDVLPILFGQKQVDTENDIKLDHWKFVKVNLYFTDKRSKHNQMNALFRRTNYVFYIKANYSPTRIFSSWLASDVHIRDHHDYIHLLKNCWTRNTLKEIHAQIIIGGYEQNIFVATRLIDKYINVSTSSSMEDAQKVFDILLERDNFLWNLLLQGYSKYGPLNSALRSFIQMRVSGFPLDEYTFPFMLKACGGANEIKMGMAIHGQTIKSGYASDLFVGNALVAFYGKCQQVSSSRKVFDEMPQKDIVSWNSMISVYVTNDLPCEALKLFHLILNVETVSPDRATLVSILPACAQLSAVKEGLCIHSCIVKSCMKLDAVLGSGLISLYANIGRLKTAKLIFDRVPDKNIVIWNTMIKAYGTHGHADEALKLFYQLVDAGLSPDDMIFLCLLSACSHAGMISEGLSLFKKMEKYGVKRNHLHYACVVDLYSRAGLIDKALEIVRTMPVQAEKDAYGALLGACRIHNNIEIAEIAVKKLFELDPENAGRYLILIKMYEDAGRVEDAARLRKMMRDKKIQRPVGCSAIEIDFTLHKFGAGDVSHPLMEQIFDTLHELEMLVDEQIYADQFILNE encoded by the exons ATGAATATCAAACATCGATCAATTAAccttcaacaactacaaataaaaggtatgacaaagaactatgtGAGCTTTGTTCCTTCGGGATATGTAGGCAGCTTAGCATTCCTTTGGGATATGAG caaaaataaGAATGAAACTGATGGTCCAACCAGCCCAACCCGAGAGTTGGAACCACCGGAACCGCCTCCTGAACCATCAAGGAACCGTTTTGGAACCGCTTGGAACCCAAAACGTTCAAATCAGTATCCAAATGGAACCAGAACCAG ATTTTTCACATTCCTCGAAATATTTGAACTTGATGTCCTTCCTATTTTGTTTGGTCAAAAGCAAG TCGATACCGAGAACGACATCAAACTCGATCATTGGAAATTTGTCAAGGTCAACTTGTATTTCACAGACAAAAG ATCCAAACACAACCAAATGAATGCATTATTTCGTAGAACAAActatgttttttatattaaagCAAACTATAGTCCTACAAGGATTTTCAGTAGTTGGCTAGCGAGTGATGTGCACATTAGAGACCATCATGATTACATTCATCTGCTGAAAAACTGTTGGACTAGAAATACTTTGAAAGAAATTCATGCCCAGATTATCATTGGTGGTTACGAGCAAAACATATTTGTTGCTACTAGACTAATCGATAAATACATTAATGTATCTACAAGTTCAAGTATGGAAGATGCACAGAAGGTGTTCGATATATTGCTTGAAAGAGATAATTTCTTATGGAATTTGCTTTTACAGGGGTATTCAAAGTATGGGCCTTTAAACAGTGCATTGAGATCCTTTATTCAAATGCGGGTTTCTGGTTTTCCATTGGATGAATATACATTTCCGTTCATGTTAAAAGCGTGTGGTGGagcaaatgaaattaaaatggGTATGGCGATTCATGGGCAAACAATAAAATCTGGCTACGCTTCTGATCTATTTGTGGGTAATGCACTTGTAGCTTTCTATGGGAAATGTCAACAAGTTAGTTCATCTAGGAAGGTTTTTGATGAAATGCCACAAAAAGATATTGTTAGTTGGAACTCAATGATCTCGGTTTATGTGACTAATGATCTTCCTTGTGAGGCTCTTAAACTGTTTCATCTAATTCTGAATGTCGAAACAGTTTCACCTGATAGAGCTACATTGGTGAGTATTCTTCCGGCTTGTGCTCAACTGTCAGCTGTTAAAGAAGGGCTGTGCATTCATTCCTGCATCGTAAAATCCTGTATGAAACTCGACGCTGTCTTAGGTAGCGGTCTTATATCACTGTATGCAAATATTGGGCGATTAAAGACTGCAAAATTGATATTCGATCGAGTCCCTGATAAGAACATTGTGATTTGGAATACGATGATTAAAGCGTATGGAACACATGGCCATGCGGATGAGGCTCTCAAGTTGTTTTACCAACTTGTTGATGCTGGATTAAGCCCAGATGACAtgatatttttgtgtttactgTCAGCGTGTAGTCATGCAGGGATGATTTCAGAAGGTTTGTCTCTGTTCAAGAAGATGGAAAAATACGGAGTTAAAAGAAATCACTTACATTATGCTTGTGTAGTTGATTTATACAGTCGTGCAGGACTAATAGACAAAGCACTCGAAATTGTTAGGACTATGCCTGTACAGGCGGAGAAGGATGCTTACGGTGCCTTGCTCGGTGCTTGTAGGATACATAATAATATTGAAATTGCAGAAATAGCTGTGAAAAAGCTGTTCGAGTTGGACCCTGAAAATGCTGGGCGATATCTTATATTGATCAAGATGTATGAAGATGCAGGTCGGGTTGAGGATGCTGctagattaagaaaaatgatgagAGACAAGAAGATTCAAAGGCCAGTGGGATGTAGTGCAATCGAAATCGATTTTACGCTCCACAAATTTGGTGCAGGAGATGTATCTCATCCTCTCATGGAGCAAATCTTTGATACATTACATGAGTTGGAGATGTTGGTGGATGAACAAATTTATGCTGATCAATTCATATTGAATGAGTAA